From Halotia branconii CENA392, the proteins below share one genomic window:
- the modA gene encoding molybdate ABC transporter substrate-binding protein: MMLVIGLQFVNLSPATSATNVNVYAAVSLTNALNSIKTQFQNANPGITITYTFGASGTLYQQIQSGGTADIFISAANDQIDALQSQGKLVSGSRKNVVRNRLVLIAPTTSPSPGSAALKNISGLTNTNIRKVAIGDYTGTPPVVPAGDYAKQVLTKRGIFNTVQSKLVLGSNVRAVLTGVENKTLNGVNNIDAGFVYTTDALISNKVRVVETALTSDSETIVYPLGILTRSTGTNRTAAQTFSTYLSGSTAQNIFRGTYGFLPPT, encoded by the coding sequence ATGATGCTGGTAATAGGTTTGCAGTTTGTCAATTTATCACCAGCCACATCTGCAACCAACGTTAACGTATATGCGGCTGTCAGCTTAACAAATGCGCTAAACAGCATTAAAACTCAGTTTCAAAATGCTAATCCAGGTATTACCATTACTTATACATTCGGTGCTTCTGGTACTTTGTATCAGCAAATACAAAGCGGAGGTACAGCAGATATTTTCATTTCTGCTGCCAACGACCAAATAGATGCTTTGCAGAGTCAGGGTAAATTGGTTTCAGGTAGCCGTAAGAATGTTGTCAGAAATCGTCTTGTTTTGATTGCTCCCACGACATCTCCTAGTCCTGGTAGTGCTGCTCTCAAGAACATCAGTGGTTTGACCAACACCAATATTAGGAAAGTTGCCATAGGTGACTATACAGGTACTCCGCCAGTTGTACCAGCAGGGGATTATGCCAAACAAGTTCTCACTAAACGGGGTATTTTCAATACTGTCCAGTCCAAATTGGTTCTCGGAAGCAATGTACGTGCCGTTTTAACTGGTGTTGAAAACAAAACTCTCAACGGTGTTAATAATATTGACGCAGGTTTTGTTTATACCACTGATGCTCTTATTTCCAATAAGGTAAGAGTTGTAGAAACTGCCCTTACCTCAGACAGCGAGACTATTGTCTATCCACTGGGTATACTCACCAGAAGTACAGGTACAAATCGCACAGCAGCACAGACTTTTTCTACTTACTTAAGTGGTAGTACTGCCCAGAATATCTTCAGAGGCACCTATGGATTTCTTCCGCCTACTTAA
- the ilvD gene encoding dihydroxy-acid dehydratase has protein sequence MSDNLRSQVVTQGVQRSPNRAMLRAVGFKDQDFNKAIVGIANGYSTITPCNMGINQLAQRAEIGIRNAGAMPQIFGTITISDGISMGTEGMKYSLVSREVIADSIETACTGQSMDGVLAIGGCDKNMPGAMIAIARMNIPAIFVYGGTIKPGQYNGRDLTVVSAFEAVGQHSAGKIDDDELLEVERRACPGAGSCGGMFTANTMSSAFEALGMSLPYSSTMAAEDAEKADSTEKSAFVLVEAIKKQILPRQIITRKSIENAISVIMAVGGSTNAVLHFLAIARAVGVKLTLDDFETIRARVPVLGDLKPSGRYVATDLHKAGGIPQVMKMLLVHDLLHADALTISGQTIAEVLADIPAEPPSNQDVIRTWHNPMYAQGHLAILKGNLATEGAVAKITGVKKPVITGPARVFESEEACLEAILAGKIQAGDILVIRYEGPKGGPGMREMLAPTSAIIGAGLGDSVGLITDGRFSGGTYGMVVGHVAPEAAVGGAIALVEEGDSITIDAPARKLQLDISDAELARRRANWQPPAPRYTKGVLAKYAKLVSSSSLGAVTDLDLFND, from the coding sequence ATGTCAGACAATTTGAGAAGCCAAGTTGTAACACAAGGAGTGCAGCGATCGCCGAATCGAGCTATGCTGCGTGCAGTTGGTTTTAAAGATCAAGATTTCAACAAAGCCATTGTGGGCATTGCCAATGGTTACAGCACGATTACCCCGTGCAATATGGGAATTAATCAACTGGCACAAAGGGCAGAAATTGGCATTAGAAATGCTGGGGCGATGCCGCAAATATTCGGCACAATTACGATTAGTGATGGCATTTCGATGGGTACTGAAGGGATGAAATATTCCCTAGTATCAAGGGAAGTGATTGCTGACTCCATAGAAACTGCCTGTACTGGACAAAGCATGGATGGTGTGCTGGCTATTGGTGGTTGCGATAAGAATATGCCAGGGGCAATGATTGCGATCGCTCGGATGAATATTCCGGCTATCTTTGTTTACGGTGGCACAATTAAACCCGGACAATACAACGGACGAGATTTAACTGTCGTTAGTGCTTTTGAAGCAGTCGGTCAACACAGCGCTGGTAAAATTGACGACGATGAACTTTTAGAAGTTGAACGTCGGGCTTGTCCTGGTGCTGGTTCTTGTGGTGGTATGTTTACAGCTAACACCATGTCTTCGGCTTTTGAGGCGTTGGGGATGAGTTTACCTTATTCTTCCACAATGGCAGCGGAAGATGCAGAAAAAGCTGATAGTACCGAAAAATCAGCATTTGTCTTAGTCGAAGCCATCAAGAAGCAAATTTTACCTCGCCAAATTATTACGCGTAAATCTATAGAAAATGCCATTTCTGTAATTATGGCTGTGGGTGGTTCTACAAATGCAGTATTGCATTTTTTGGCGATCGCTCGCGCAGTTGGTGTAAAACTAACTTTAGACGACTTTGAAACTATCCGCGCTCGTGTTCCTGTTTTGGGCGATTTAAAACCTAGTGGACGGTATGTAGCGACTGATTTACACAAAGCTGGTGGTATTCCCCAAGTAATGAAAATGCTACTTGTGCATGATTTATTACATGCAGATGCCTTAACTATTAGTGGTCAAACAATTGCCGAAGTTTTAGCAGACATCCCAGCAGAACCACCTTCTAATCAAGATGTAATTCGTACTTGGCATAACCCAATGTATGCTCAAGGACACCTAGCCATTCTCAAGGGTAATTTAGCAACAGAAGGTGCTGTCGCCAAAATTACCGGAGTCAAAAAGCCAGTAATTACCGGCCCTGCACGAGTGTTTGAATCGGAAGAAGCCTGTTTAGAGGCAATTTTGGCAGGTAAAATCCAAGCTGGTGATATTTTGGTCATCCGTTATGAAGGGCCAAAAGGTGGGCCAGGGATGCGAGAAATGTTGGCTCCCACCTCAGCAATTATCGGTGCGGGTTTAGGCGATTCTGTAGGATTAATTACAGACGGGAGATTTTCTGGTGGTACTTACGGTATGGTAGTGGGTCACGTTGCCCCAGAAGCAGCTGTTGGCGGTGCGATCGCTTTGGTAGAAGAAGGCGATAGTATTACCATTGATGCACCAGCTCGTAAATTACAGTTAGATATATCTGACGCAGAATTAGCCCGCCGCCGCGCCAATTGGCAACCACCCGCACCGCGTTACACTAAAGGCGTACTGGCAAAATATGCCAAGTTAGTATCATCTAGTAGTCTTGGCGCTGTCACAGATTTGGATTTGTTTAACGATTAG
- the urtE gene encoding urea ABC transporter ATP-binding subunit UrtE has protein sequence MLKISNINVYYGESHILRNVDLSVPSGQMVCLIGRNGVGKTTLLKTIMGLLKPRSGTIKFAGELINSKSPDQRAKLGIGYVPQGREIIPRLTVKENLLLGLEARRKPVKKAEIPEEIFNLFPVLKTMLARMGGDLSGGQQQQLAIARALMGQPQLLVLDEPTEGIQPSIILEIEAAVRRIVATTGISVLLVEQHLHFVRQADYYYAMQKGGIVSSGSTSELSQDVIQQFLAV, from the coding sequence ATGCTAAAAATCTCTAACATCAACGTTTACTACGGTGAAAGTCATATTCTTCGCAATGTCGATTTAAGCGTACCATCTGGGCAAATGGTTTGCCTCATTGGACGTAATGGCGTAGGTAAAACAACCCTACTTAAAACCATTATGGGATTACTTAAACCCCGCAGCGGTACAATTAAGTTTGCTGGAGAATTAATTAACTCCAAATCTCCAGACCAAAGAGCAAAGTTGGGAATTGGTTATGTTCCCCAAGGACGAGAAATTATCCCCCGTTTGACAGTCAAAGAAAATTTGCTGCTGGGGTTGGAAGCTAGACGTAAACCAGTCAAAAAAGCAGAAATTCCTGAAGAAATTTTTAATTTATTTCCTGTGTTAAAAACCATGCTGGCGCGGATGGGTGGTGATTTGAGTGGTGGACAGCAGCAACAATTAGCGATCGCTCGTGCTTTAATGGGACAACCTCAATTACTCGTATTAGATGAACCTACCGAAGGTATTCAACCGTCTATTATCCTAGAAATTGAAGCCGCAGTCCGTCGCATCGTAGCCACTACAGGCATTTCTGTTTTATTAGTAGAACAACACTTACACTTTGTCCGTCAGGCTGATTACTATTACGCCATGCAAAAAGGCGGTATTGTCTCCTCCGGTTCTACTAGCGAACTTAGTCAAGATGTGATTCAACAGTTTTTAGCTGTTTAA